From a region of the Streptomyces sp. NBC_01454 genome:
- a CDS encoding NAD(P)/FAD-dependent oxidoreductase: MTPAPGYDVVIAGGGPAGCAAALTLVRAGRTVLLADAGTGPPKTGEALVSMGRLLLADLGVAEPVLGSGHLPCHGNLSAWGSAALHAVDFLHDPYGHGWHLDRPLFDRRLRAAAHAAGADVAEHTGVRRPVRQPDGTWRLTLCDTSGAGERTVRCRWVVDATGRKAAIAVRSGARRRTGDRLTALHVLLDPAPQVPADGRSLVESDQDGWWYTALLPSRHRLVAYFTDPDLPVAAARGAERFRDRLLATRHLSRHARPHGLATLRPPRRAPAHSAHLDRVHGAGWTAAGDAAAAFDPLSSQGILTALYTGLSAGEAVDARLRGDRAALAGYAAKVVTARAAYRHGHRVVHAQETRWADRPFWARRQRTTRPDPRPTPGAPAS; the protein is encoded by the coding sequence GTGACCCCCGCACCCGGCTATGACGTCGTGATCGCGGGCGGCGGGCCGGCCGGCTGCGCCGCCGCGCTCACCCTCGTACGGGCCGGGCGCACGGTCCTGCTGGCCGACGCCGGCACCGGCCCGCCCAAGACCGGCGAGGCACTGGTGTCCATGGGCCGGCTGCTCCTGGCCGACCTCGGCGTCGCGGAGCCGGTTCTGGGCAGCGGCCATCTGCCCTGCCACGGCAACCTCTCCGCCTGGGGCTCGGCCGCCCTGCACGCCGTGGACTTCCTCCACGACCCCTACGGGCACGGCTGGCACCTCGACCGTCCGCTCTTCGACCGCCGGCTGCGCGCCGCCGCCCACGCGGCGGGCGCCGACGTCGCCGAGCACACCGGCGTACGACGCCCCGTCCGGCAGCCGGACGGCACCTGGCGGCTCACCCTGTGCGACACCTCCGGCGCCGGGGAGCGGACGGTGCGCTGCCGCTGGGTGGTGGACGCCACCGGGCGGAAGGCCGCGATCGCCGTCCGCTCGGGTGCCCGGCGGCGCACCGGCGACCGGCTCACCGCGCTGCACGTCCTCCTCGACCCGGCCCCGCAGGTACCCGCCGACGGTCGTTCGCTGGTCGAGTCCGACCAGGACGGCTGGTGGTACACCGCGCTGCTGCCCTCCCGGCACCGGCTGGTCGCCTACTTCACCGACCCCGATCTGCCCGTCGCCGCCGCCCGCGGCGCCGAGCGGTTCCGCGACCGGCTGCTGGCCACCCGGCACCTCTCCCGCCACGCCCGTCCGCACGGCCTGGCCACCCTGCGGCCGCCCCGCCGCGCCCCCGCGCACAGCGCCCATCTGGACCGGGTGCACGGTGCGGGCTGGACGGCCGCCGGAGACGCGGCGGCCGCCTTCGACCCGCTCAGCTCCCAGGGCATCCTCACCGCCCTCTACACCGGGCTGAGCGCCGGCGAGGCGGTCGACGCCCGGCTGCGCGGCGACCGGGCCGCGCTCGCGGGCTACGCGGCGAAGGTCGTCACGGCCCGCGCCGCCTACCGGCACGGCCACCGTGTCGTGCACGCCCAGGAAACCCGCTGGGCCGACCGCCCGTTCTGGGCCCGGCGGCAGCGGACCACCCGGCCGGACCCCCGCCCGACGCCAGGCGCGCCCGCCTCATGA
- a CDS encoding LodA/GoxA family CTQ-dependent oxidase, with product MDTQIAQVKIHPALGIARVGNSDQPPFLGPESPDEPPPPPGSRKDGAGKIIRQAARFRVYGYNQAGEVVRELKLGDEEVTEIKWSVHLANKKAAWYQFHLPLDIPEAAGLPDTQRRRRNFGVRGAERKKLVIDPGRQTIRASTHETATFAGKIMNRPVSLGAISTQTDGRLLVVGGVGRSASYTVPETPISGVANNDTWYDDVSDGPVTAEVTIRGVTKTATPAWAVVAPPHFAPGVKTVRTLYDLLYDVFVTEHTLPAVQQISYPDHIEPLLRRFCDLQWVNHGFATQFGRQGPYDFLAPALRQRLADPGPACQELRRQVYVHLRDYDRDGTSPVPWPWLYGDAMSSGKPTSVRQHLTLSPAQDRMLAEWAAGHFTSGPPRTGFPAVDEAPPAEQPGLLDRAALENCAADAFHPGIEVTWPMRHKTLYAEPFRILHRTPDNPERDYGDVLTLQDALGKNGPLYAQGPGDLTRWMAAPWQCDAASCRSGYEVRSGLGPRYSPYLPTFWPAQVPNHVLKQSDFATVNTPPAGSDDSAREQAFENRAVWLRGLTGSDFSKQRRQMIDDWFRFGIVETREYTVGDGKFPRYLQVESEPGYPPATDHANLINVQVPEAGVPQLAAVAGTWTGEVEAESVESMLVRQAVQEVKEATGHDETAIAAGYLEKLDPFHGAG from the coding sequence ATGGACACGCAGATCGCCCAGGTGAAGATCCACCCCGCCCTCGGCATCGCCCGGGTCGGCAACAGCGACCAGCCGCCCTTCCTCGGCCCGGAGTCCCCCGACGAGCCGCCGCCACCACCCGGCTCCCGCAAGGACGGCGCGGGGAAGATCATCCGGCAGGCCGCCCGCTTCCGGGTCTACGGCTACAACCAGGCGGGGGAGGTCGTCAGGGAGCTCAAGCTGGGCGACGAGGAGGTCACCGAGATCAAGTGGTCGGTGCACCTGGCCAACAAGAAGGCCGCCTGGTACCAGTTCCACCTCCCGCTCGACATCCCCGAGGCCGCGGGGCTGCCGGACACCCAGCGCCGGCGGCGGAACTTCGGCGTCAGGGGAGCGGAGCGCAAGAAGCTGGTCATCGACCCCGGCCGCCAGACCATCCGCGCCTCCACGCACGAGACCGCCACCTTCGCCGGGAAGATCATGAACCGGCCGGTCTCCCTGGGCGCGATCTCCACCCAGACCGACGGCCGGCTGCTGGTCGTCGGCGGTGTCGGCAGATCGGCGTCCTACACCGTGCCCGAGACGCCGATCTCCGGCGTCGCCAACAACGACACCTGGTACGACGACGTCTCCGACGGCCCGGTCACGGCGGAGGTCACCATCCGGGGCGTCACGAAGACCGCGACCCCCGCCTGGGCCGTGGTCGCCCCGCCGCACTTCGCCCCCGGCGTGAAGACCGTCCGCACCCTCTACGACCTGCTGTACGACGTGTTCGTCACCGAGCACACCCTGCCCGCCGTGCAGCAGATCTCCTACCCGGACCACATCGAACCGCTGCTGCGGCGGTTCTGTGATCTGCAGTGGGTCAACCACGGCTTCGCCACCCAGTTCGGCCGGCAAGGCCCGTACGACTTCCTCGCCCCGGCCCTGCGCCAGCGGCTCGCCGACCCGGGACCGGCCTGCCAGGAACTCCGCCGCCAGGTCTATGTGCACCTGCGCGACTACGACCGGGACGGCACCTCCCCGGTGCCCTGGCCGTGGCTCTACGGCGACGCCATGTCCAGCGGCAAGCCCACCTCCGTCCGGCAGCACCTCACGCTCTCCCCGGCCCAGGACCGGATGCTGGCCGAGTGGGCCGCGGGGCACTTCACCTCCGGCCCGCCCCGCACCGGCTTCCCGGCCGTGGACGAGGCGCCGCCCGCCGAGCAGCCGGGGCTGCTGGACCGGGCCGCGCTGGAGAACTGCGCCGCCGACGCGTTCCACCCCGGCATCGAGGTCACCTGGCCCATGCGGCACAAGACCCTCTACGCCGAGCCGTTCCGCATCCTGCACCGCACCCCGGACAACCCCGAACGCGACTACGGCGACGTCCTCACGCTCCAGGACGCCCTGGGCAAGAACGGCCCGCTGTACGCGCAGGGGCCGGGCGACCTCACCCGCTGGATGGCGGCCCCCTGGCAGTGCGACGCGGCGAGCTGCCGCTCCGGCTACGAGGTACGGTCCGGGCTCGGCCCCCGCTACAGCCCCTATCTGCCCACTTTCTGGCCCGCCCAGGTCCCCAACCACGTGCTCAAGCAGTCGGACTTCGCCACCGTCAACACCCCGCCGGCCGGCTCCGACGACAGCGCCCGGGAGCAGGCCTTCGAGAACCGGGCGGTGTGGCTGCGCGGCCTGACGGGCTCGGACTTCAGCAAGCAGCGCCGGCAGATGATCGACGACTGGTTCCGGTTCGGCATCGTCGAGACCCGCGAATACACCGTGGGCGACGGGAAGTTCCCCCGGTACCTCCAGGTGGAGTCCGAGCCCGGCTATCCGCCGGCCACCGACCACGCCAACCTCATCAACGTCCAGGTGCCCGAGGCGGGCGTGCCCCAACTGGCCGCCGTGGCCGGTACCTGGACCGGGGAGGTCGAAGCCGAGTCGGTCGAGTCCATGCTCGTGCGGCAGGCGGTCCAGGAGGTGAAGGAGGCGACCGGACACGACGAGACGGCGATCGCCGCCGGATACCTGGAGAAGCTCGACCCCTTCCACGGCGCCGGGTGA
- a CDS encoding LysR family transcriptional regulator encodes MLHLRYFVAVAEELNFSQAARRLHMAASPLSRRIKDLERELDQTLFDRTTHHVELTPAGAALLPMAREVLERVHAIPWRLREAVRPQRTTQPCPRISMKSTPA; translated from the coding sequence ATGCTGCACCTGCGCTACTTCGTGGCGGTGGCCGAAGAGCTGAATTTCTCCCAGGCGGCACGCAGGTTGCACATGGCGGCCTCTCCCCTGAGCCGGCGGATCAAGGACCTGGAACGTGAGCTGGACCAGACGCTTTTCGACCGCACCACGCACCACGTCGAACTGACCCCGGCCGGTGCCGCGTTGCTGCCGATGGCGCGCGAGGTCCTCGAACGCGTCCACGCCATCCCCTGGCGGCTGCGGGAGGCCGTCCGTCCGCAGCGCACCACCCAGCCATGCCCGCGTATTTCGATGAAATCGACACCCGCCTGA
- a CDS encoding acyl-CoA thioesterase yields the protein MTEATGTAADTTHEAAEPFAVPITVRGYETDTQGHLNQSVYLQYAEHARWSLLQASGIRQSAMVDRRIGPVTVETTIRYRRELRAGDETEVSCAFVWGEGKTFRIEQIVRRTDGVVAAEVSAVCGLLDLTTRKLLTDPRAAFRELAEDPSLLGLAAD from the coding sequence GTGACGGAAGCGACGGGCACGGCGGCGGACACCACCCACGAGGCGGCGGAGCCGTTCGCCGTCCCCATCACGGTGCGCGGCTACGAGACGGACACCCAGGGCCATCTCAACCAGAGCGTCTACCTCCAGTACGCCGAGCACGCCCGCTGGTCGCTGCTGCAGGCGAGCGGGATCCGCCAGAGCGCCATGGTGGACCGGCGCATCGGCCCGGTGACGGTCGAGACCACCATCCGCTACCGGCGGGAGCTGCGGGCCGGTGACGAGACCGAGGTGAGCTGCGCGTTCGTCTGGGGCGAGGGCAAGACCTTCCGGATCGAGCAGATCGTCCGCAGGACGGACGGGGTGGTGGCCGCCGAGGTGAGCGCCGTCTGCGGACTGCTCGACCTCACCACGCGCAAGCTGCTGACCGACCCGCGGGCGGCCTTCCGCGAACTGGCCGAGGACCCCTCGCTGCTGGGCCTCGCCGCGGACTGA
- a CDS encoding S1 family peptidase has translation MERRFRLAALWGATVAAVLVAAGPIGPAHAEPRPDPSPQPAPRGMLDAMRRDLGLTAAQVRTRLAQEADAHRSVAAVRRALSAPPAGMWFDPSTGRLVVAVTGAADARRVRDVGAVARTVPHSRAALTGLVRRINSRAGHGVPGVTGWGVDERANGVVLRVGRTRRGPRTDAFERTVRGLGARARIPVAVERSDQTPRQQGGSVVGGERWMPGSEGICSIGFSVTGPGDFQGFLTAGHCTLTADQAAYGKDGSRLGTANQGGGHSVNGREGDFGLVGVDGPGWTVSANVAGQGGTPVAVTGLQEGLVGMSMCRSGQSSGWHCGEITRVDQTVDYGNTVIEGLSFTNACSAPGDSGGSYVTQPSAPMALGVHSGGGPATCGNFGGPTLTIFQPIGEALAKWNLRLKTGSP, from the coding sequence ATGGAACGCCGCTTTCGCCTGGCAGCTCTCTGGGGCGCGACCGTGGCCGCCGTCCTGGTGGCGGCCGGCCCGATCGGCCCGGCACACGCCGAGCCCCGGCCCGACCCGTCGCCCCAGCCCGCGCCGCGCGGCATGCTCGACGCGATGCGGCGGGACCTCGGGCTGACGGCGGCGCAGGTGCGGACCCGGCTCGCGCAGGAGGCCGATGCCCACCGTTCGGTGGCCGCCGTGCGCCGGGCGCTGAGCGCGCCGCCCGCCGGCATGTGGTTCGACCCGTCGACCGGCCGGCTCGTGGTCGCGGTCACCGGGGCCGCCGACGCGCGGCGGGTACGGGACGTCGGGGCGGTGGCCAGGACGGTGCCGCACAGCCGGGCCGCGCTCACCGGGCTCGTACGCCGGATCAACAGCCGGGCCGGCCACGGGGTGCCGGGCGTCACCGGGTGGGGGGTGGACGAGCGCGCCAACGGTGTCGTGCTCCGGGTCGGGCGCACCCGGCGTGGCCCGCGGACCGACGCCTTCGAGCGGACCGTCCGTGGCCTGGGGGCGCGGGCGAGGATCCCGGTCGCCGTCGAGCGCAGCGACCAGACGCCGCGCCAGCAGGGCGGCTCGGTGGTGGGCGGCGAGCGGTGGATGCCCGGCAGCGAGGGCATCTGCTCCATCGGCTTCTCGGTGACCGGACCGGGCGACTTCCAGGGCTTTCTGACGGCCGGCCACTGCACGCTCACCGCCGACCAGGCCGCCTACGGCAAGGACGGCAGCCGTCTGGGGACGGCCAACCAGGGCGGTGGGCACAGCGTCAACGGGCGCGAGGGCGACTTCGGGCTGGTCGGGGTCGACGGGCCGGGCTGGACCGTCAGCGCGAACGTGGCGGGTCAGGGCGGCACACCGGTCGCCGTCACCGGCCTCCAGGAGGGGCTGGTCGGGATGTCGATGTGCCGCTCCGGACAGAGCAGCGGCTGGCACTGCGGGGAGATCACCCGGGTCGACCAGACCGTGGACTACGGAAACACGGTCATCGAGGGCCTGTCGTTCACCAACGCCTGCTCGGCGCCCGGTGATTCGGGCGGTTCGTACGTCACCCAGCCCAGCGCCCCGATGGCACTCGGCGTGCACTCCGGAGGCGGCCCCGCCACCTGCGGCAACTTCGGCGGCCCCACCCTCACCATCTTCCAGCCGATCGGCGAGGCCCTGGCCAAGTGGAATCTGCGGCTGAAGACGGGCAGCCCCTGA
- a CDS encoding cell wall hydrolase, with protein sequence MPAIPGAGTPECPSHAPHGAAGTAGPPVPDAFADLAGGANCQRYAYAVLRHFGLLVPPLRSAELWADDRATRRAGRPRPLDLVLFDGGRAAGRPPGYGAHVGVHLGPDQVLHLCREAGRPVVWRYADFAARPRYRRFLGAKRVLRTTGR encoded by the coding sequence GTGCCCGCCATTCCGGGAGCCGGGACACCTGAATGCCCGTCACACGCGCCGCACGGGGCCGCCGGTACCGCCGGCCCGCCCGTCCCCGACGCCTTCGCCGACCTGGCCGGCGGCGCCAACTGCCAGCGCTACGCCTATGCCGTGCTGCGCCACTTCGGGCTGCTGGTACCGCCGTTGCGCTCCGCGGAGCTCTGGGCGGACGACCGGGCGACCCGGCGGGCCGGCCGTCCGCGGCCGCTGGACCTGGTGCTGTTCGACGGCGGCCGGGCCGCCGGCCGGCCCCCGGGGTACGGCGCGCATGTGGGCGTCCATCTGGGGCCCGACCAGGTGCTGCATCTGTGCCGGGAGGCCGGCCGGCCCGTCGTCTGGCGCTATGCGGACTTCGCGGCGCGGCCGCGCTACCGGCGGTTCCTCGGTGCCAAACGGGTGCTGCGCACGACGGGCCGCTGA
- a CDS encoding Ser-Thr-rich GPI-anchored membrane family protein, with protein sequence MCRATSMATSLAVAVATTAVGCMLVISLAPSHPEAAKSRPREGGAVAATSGHAGSAARAATSALGAPAADTGEGRYTSPPTGRIVVTAPAPGVDYKANGSTTVAWTNTTGEQVDIWLWSDNGHGPAERVSVVAPRAGDGRQGEALVTLPNVPPGPRYFLEVATAGDGAVRGVSRTFAVTA encoded by the coding sequence ATGTGCAGGGCCACCTCGATGGCCACCAGTCTGGCCGTCGCCGTCGCCACCACCGCCGTCGGATGCATGCTGGTGATCTCGCTGGCGCCGTCGCACCCCGAGGCCGCGAAGAGCCGGCCGCGGGAGGGCGGTGCGGTGGCCGCCACGTCCGGTCATGCGGGCTCGGCCGCGCGGGCCGCCACCTCGGCCCTGGGCGCACCCGCCGCCGATACCGGCGAGGGGCGGTACACCTCTCCCCCGACGGGGCGGATCGTGGTGACCGCCCCCGCGCCGGGCGTCGACTACAAGGCGAACGGCAGCACCACGGTGGCCTGGACGAACACCACGGGTGAGCAGGTGGACATCTGGCTGTGGTCGGACAACGGCCACGGCCCCGCGGAGCGGGTGTCGGTGGTGGCGCCCCGGGCCGGCGACGGGCGGCAGGGCGAGGCACTGGTGACGCTGCCCAACGTGCCGCCGGGCCCCCGCTACTTCCTGGAGGTGGCCACCGCCGGTGACGGCGCGGTCCGGGGGGTCAGCCGGACCTTCGCCGTCACCGCGTGA
- a CDS encoding acyl-CoA dehydrogenase family protein — MTDGTPRPGAPAPDPDLLYSEDEEALRAAVRSLLADRGAPATVLAALESGAPHDTGLWRALATDIGTAGLLVPEKLGGHGASAREAAVVLEELGRSVAPVPYLTSAVIAVTALLGCGDGAGVAAPLAALAAGRTVGVLALPLPTAPGTPPDLAVRAAADGTLTGRVTSVADAASAALLLVPAEGTDGPALYAVEAAAEGVRTDTVTPLDLTRPLGHLTFDGARGRLLATGDRARAAVDRALLTGAGLLASEQLGVAEWCLAETVRHTAERTQFGRPVGSFQALKHRMAALWLEVASARAAARYAADALASDSPDAPVAVAVAQAYCGPVAVRAAEECVQLHGGIGMTWEHPAHLFLKRAKSDELALGSPGRHRDALGALVGIDAP; from the coding sequence ATGACCGACGGGACACCCCGCCCCGGCGCCCCGGCGCCCGACCCCGACCTCCTGTACTCCGAGGACGAGGAGGCGCTGCGCGCCGCCGTACGGTCGCTGCTCGCCGACCGCGGCGCCCCGGCCACCGTGCTCGCCGCCCTGGAGTCCGGCGCCCCCCACGACACCGGCCTGTGGCGGGCGCTCGCCACCGACATCGGCACCGCGGGACTGCTGGTCCCCGAGAAGCTCGGCGGACACGGCGCGAGCGCCCGCGAGGCCGCCGTGGTCCTGGAGGAGCTGGGCCGCTCGGTGGCGCCCGTGCCCTATCTGACCAGCGCCGTCATCGCGGTGACCGCACTGCTCGGCTGCGGCGACGGTGCCGGGGTCGCCGCGCCGCTCGCCGCACTCGCCGCCGGCCGCACCGTCGGCGTGCTGGCCCTCCCGCTGCCCACCGCTCCCGGCACCCCGCCGGACCTCGCCGTACGGGCCGCGGCGGACGGCACCCTCACCGGCCGGGTGACCTCGGTCGCCGACGCCGCGTCCGCCGCGCTGCTGCTGGTCCCCGCCGAGGGCACCGACGGACCGGCGCTGTACGCGGTCGAGGCCGCGGCGGAGGGCGTCCGCACCGACACCGTCACCCCCCTCGACCTCACCCGCCCCCTCGGCCATCTCACCTTCGACGGCGCCCGCGGCCGCCTGCTGGCCACCGGGGACCGCGCCCGCGCCGCCGTCGACCGTGCCCTGCTCACCGGTGCCGGACTGCTCGCCTCGGAACAGCTGGGCGTGGCCGAATGGTGTCTGGCCGAGACCGTGCGCCATACCGCCGAGCGCACCCAGTTCGGCCGCCCCGTCGGCTCGTTCCAGGCGCTCAAGCACCGGATGGCCGCGCTCTGGCTGGAGGTCGCCTCGGCCCGCGCCGCCGCCCGGTACGCCGCCGACGCCCTGGCCTCCGACAGCCCCGACGCCCCGGTGGCGGTGGCCGTCGCCCAGGCGTACTGCGGGCCGGTGGCGGTACGCGCCGCCGAGGAGTGCGTCCAGCTGCACGGCGGCATCGGCATGACCTGGGAGCACCCGGCCCATCTGTTCCTCAAGCGGGCCAAGAGCGATGAACTCGCCCTCGGCTCGCCGGGACGGCACCGGGACGCCCTGGGCGCCCTGGTCGGGATCGACGCACCGTAG
- a CDS encoding acyl-CoA dehydrogenase family protein: MTDAADLRRRTAALLTAHPPATTGRLDFLRARFDAGLAWVHFPEGLGGLDAPRSLQSVVDAELTAAGAPDNDPGRIGIGLGMAAPTILRFGSEEQKQRWLRPLWTGEEVWCQLFSEPGAGSDLAALATRAVRDAEGARSDAEGGGDRVVEGGRDQGVEGGGGWVVDGQKVWTSSAHLARWAILIARTDPSVPKHRGISYFVCDMTDPGVEVRPLRQITGEAEFNEVFLTGVRIPDAHRLGEVGEGWKVAQTTLMNERVAIGGSRIPREGGMIGVAAEDWRARPALRTHDLHQRLLTLWVEAEVARLTGERLRQQLSPTLNSVRAGGAPTGQPGPEGSGMKLAFARLAQEISGWEVEFLAEDGLTYDDWTMRRPDGVDFTGREAGYRYLRAKGNSIEGGTSEVLLNIVAERVLGLPPEPRTDKDVAWKDLPR; the protein is encoded by the coding sequence ATGACCGACGCCGCGGACCTGCGGCGGCGCACCGCCGCCCTGCTCACCGCCCACCCGCCGGCCACCACCGGACGGCTGGACTTCCTGCGCGCCCGCTTCGACGCCGGGCTCGCCTGGGTCCACTTCCCCGAGGGCCTCGGCGGACTCGACGCGCCCCGCTCCCTGCAGTCCGTCGTGGACGCCGAGCTCACGGCCGCCGGCGCCCCCGACAACGACCCGGGACGGATCGGCATCGGCCTCGGCATGGCCGCGCCGACCATCCTGCGCTTCGGCTCCGAGGAGCAGAAACAGCGCTGGCTGCGCCCCTTGTGGACCGGCGAGGAGGTGTGGTGCCAGCTGTTCAGCGAGCCCGGGGCGGGCTCCGACCTGGCGGCGCTGGCGACCCGCGCGGTACGGGACGCGGAAGGCGCCCGCTCGGACGCCGAGGGCGGGGGAGACCGGGTTGTGGAGGGCGGGAGAGACCAGGGTGTGGAGGGCGGGGGAGGCTGGGTCGTGGACGGCCAGAAGGTCTGGACGTCCAGCGCGCATCTGGCCCGCTGGGCCATTCTGATCGCCCGCACCGACCCCTCGGTGCCCAAGCACCGCGGTATCAGCTACTTCGTGTGCGACATGACCGACCCCGGCGTCGAGGTGCGGCCGCTACGGCAGATCACCGGCGAGGCCGAGTTCAACGAGGTCTTCCTCACCGGGGTGCGGATCCCCGACGCCCATCGCCTCGGCGAGGTCGGCGAGGGCTGGAAGGTCGCGCAGACCACGCTGATGAACGAGCGGGTCGCCATCGGAGGCTCCCGTATCCCCCGTGAGGGCGGCATGATCGGCGTCGCCGCCGAGGACTGGCGCGCCCGCCCCGCACTGCGCACCCACGACCTGCACCAGCGGCTGCTGACGCTGTGGGTGGAGGCCGAGGTCGCCCGGCTGACCGGCGAGCGGCTGCGCCAGCAGCTCTCCCCCACTCTCAACTCCGTTCGAGCGGGAGGTGCCCCCACGGGCCAACCCGGCCCCGAGGGCAGCGGGATGAAGCTGGCGTTCGCCCGGCTCGCCCAGGAGATCAGCGGCTGGGAGGTGGAGTTCCTCGCCGAGGACGGGCTGACCTACGACGACTGGACGATGCGCCGGCCCGACGGCGTCGACTTCACCGGCCGCGAGGCCGGCTACCGCTATCTGCGCGCCAAGGGGAACTCCATCGAAGGAGGCACCTCGGAAGTGCTGCTCAACATCGTCGCCGAACGCGTGCTGGGGCTGCCGCCCGAGCCGCGCACCGACAAGGACGTCGCGTGGAAGGACCTCCCCCGATGA
- a CDS encoding NADPH:quinone oxidoreductase family protein yields MKAWRVHANGEPREVMRLEEVPDPQPGPGQLLLRVRAANVNFPDALLCRGLYQARPPLPFTPGVEICGEVLAVGEGATGDIGARVLAQPPLPGGGLAELAVVDAATVRPAPEVLDDAEAAALHVGYQTGWFGLHRRARLQPGETLLVHAAAGGVGSAAVQLGKAAGARVIGVVGGAEKARVARELGCDLVLDRHRDDLVAAVKDATGGRGADVVYDPVGGEAYAKSVKCIAFEGRIVVVGFAGGAIPSPALNHALVKNYAILGLHWGLYQIKDPAAIDACHEELTKLAAQGTVKPLIGGRVPLAAAADAVQRVADGTSVGRLVVLPGAEEAR; encoded by the coding sequence GTGAAGGCATGGCGCGTACACGCGAACGGCGAGCCGCGTGAAGTGATGCGGCTGGAGGAGGTGCCGGATCCCCAGCCGGGCCCCGGGCAGCTGCTGCTGCGGGTGCGGGCCGCCAACGTCAACTTCCCGGACGCGCTGCTGTGCCGCGGGCTCTACCAGGCGCGGCCGCCGCTGCCGTTCACCCCGGGCGTGGAGATCTGCGGCGAGGTCCTCGCCGTGGGGGAGGGCGCGACCGGTGACATCGGCGCGCGGGTGCTCGCCCAGCCGCCGCTGCCCGGCGGGGGACTGGCCGAACTCGCCGTCGTCGACGCGGCAACCGTCCGCCCCGCCCCCGAGGTCCTGGACGACGCCGAGGCCGCGGCGCTGCACGTCGGCTACCAGACCGGCTGGTTCGGACTGCACCGCCGGGCCCGTCTCCAGCCGGGCGAGACCCTGCTGGTGCACGCCGCCGCGGGTGGCGTCGGCAGCGCCGCCGTCCAGCTCGGCAAGGCCGCCGGTGCGCGGGTCATCGGTGTCGTGGGCGGCGCGGAGAAGGCCCGTGTCGCCCGTGAACTGGGCTGCGACCTCGTGCTCGACCGGCACCGCGACGACCTCGTCGCCGCCGTCAAGGACGCCACCGGCGGCCGCGGCGCCGATGTCGTCTACGACCCGGTGGGTGGCGAGGCGTACGCCAAGTCGGTCAAGTGCATCGCGTTCGAGGGCCGGATCGTCGTCGTCGGCTTCGCCGGCGGCGCCATCCCCAGCCCGGCCCTCAACCACGCCCTGGTGAAGAACTACGCGATCCTGGGCCTGCATTGGGGCCTGTACCAGATCAAGGACCCGGCCGCGATCGACGCCTGCCACGAAGAGCTGACCAAACTCGCCGCGCAGGGCACCGTCAAGCCGCTCATCGGCGGGCGGGTCCCGCTGGCCGCGGCCGCCGACGCCGTCCAGCGGGTCGCCGACGGGACGTCCGTCGGCCGGCTCGTGGTGCTCCCCGGAGCGGAGGAGGCACGATGA